The genomic DNA CTCATTGACAGCTCTGCTGCTCCCGATCGTGGCTCACGCCCGCGCAATCTCCCTCCACGTCGGTTTCGAGGACGTACAGCACGCCGGTCGCCCCGTCCCGCACCAGCACGATGATCGCCGTGTCTTCGTAGTGCCGCCCGGCGCGGCCGAGACTCGGGTCGCACGCGGCTTAGAACGTGAACGGCCCTAACTCACGACATCAACATCCCTCCGCGACGCCTCCGTCCCGCTTCGCGCCACTCACGTGAGCACTCACGCGCCTCGGCTTCAGAAGCATCGCCGCTCCGGCCCGAGACACTGCCAACCTCGCCGACTCAGAATCCGGCCCCCAAAGGGGCCGATCCGGCGCGACGCACTGGGTTCTGAGAATCGAGGCACGCCGGAGTCTCGCGAAAGTCCGCGAAGACAGAAGGCGTGGACCTCGAAGGGTGGATCCCAGACCAGCCAGAACGCCCAAGTCGGCACAAACTGGCAGGAATCGGCAATTCCTGAAAGTCGCAGAGTGTCATGAAATGTCGCGAAATGTCGGTATCGGGGGGAGTGAGCGTGGCAGATTTGTCATGACTCCGGCACGCCAAATGTGCTCTAATATTCTATTTCCCAACACATTATGCAACACGCTCGATCCGAGGTGTGCCACGCCTGACGTGTCTCGAACCTCACTTCATCATCACACGCCGCAAGAGCATGGCTTCTCAAACGAGTCAGAAAGCCCAGCAGGAGCATCCCGCGCCGCCGCCCAGTGCATCGCGACCAAGGGGGGCGGTGGTCAGCCCGTGAGGACAGCACACGGGCAAGGGTGGCAGCGATGCTCCCGCGGCGACGCGCCAGTGCCCGCCGAACTTCCCGACAGGTGACCATTCCGGCAGCACGGGTATCGGAGTCGGTGCGTGTGGCGTGAAGGCGCCCGCGGCGTGGACAACCCGGCCGCCCATCACCGTGAGCACGCTCTCGATGCCACGGATCTGATGTGCCGGCACGGAGAAGTAGTCGTCACTCAAGAGGGTGAAATCGGCAAGCTGTCCGGGAGCGATCCGGCCCTTCCGGGCTTCTTCGCGGCTGAACCACGCGCTGCCGCCCGTGTAGAGCCGGAGGGCTTCTTCACGGCTGAGGAGATTGGAGTCCGGATACATGGCCGTGCCGCCGACTGTCCGGCCTGTGACCAGCCACGAGAGGCTGGTCCAGGGGTTGTAGCTGGCGACGCGGGTCGCGTCGGTTCCTGCGCCGACGGGAACGCCCATCTCGAGCATTCGCCGCACGGGCGGCGTGCGTTCCGCGGCCTGCTTGCCGTAGCGCTGGATGAAGTACTCGCCTTGGAAGGCCATGCGGTGCTGGACAGCGATACCGCCTCCGAGGGCTTTCACACGCTCGATGTTGCGGTCGCTGATGGTCTCGCAATGGTCGAAAAACCAGCGCAGGTCGGAGATCGGCGCCTCGCGGTTCACTCGCTCGAAGACATCGAGTGCGCGTGTGATGGTCTCGTCGTAGGTGGCGTGCAGGCGGAAGGCCCACTTGTTGCGTGCCAGCAGGCCGACTACGGCTTCGAGCTCTTCCTCCATTGAACCAGGCATGTCGGGGCGAGCGACTATGAAGTCTTCGAAGTCCGCCGCGGAGTAGACGAGCATCTCTCCCGCGCCGTTGAGGCGGAGCAGTTCGTCGCCCTGGTACATGCGGTTGTTCGCGGCCCACGCGGCGAAGTCCTCGCGCTCCTTCTGCGGGCGCTGGGTGAAGAGGTTGTACGCAATGCGCACGGTCATCTCGCCGCGATTGTGCAGCTCGTTGATGACGGCATAGTCATCTGGGTAGTTCTGGAAGCCGCCGCCCGCGTCGCACACGCTGGTAACGCCCAAGCGATTCAGCTCCCGCATGAAGTGCCGGGTCGAGTTCATCTGGTGTTCGGGCGGGAGCTTTGGCCCGAGAGAGAGCGTCTTGTAGAGAATCCAAGCGTTCGGGTCAGCAACCAGCAGACCGGTGGGGTTGCCGTCGCGATCGCGCTCGATGATGCCGCCGGGGGGATCCGGAGTGTCTTTGCCGTAGCCGACGGCCCGCAGTGCTGCGCGGTTCAGCAAGGCCCGATCGTAGAGGTGGAGGATGAACACGGGCGTGTCGGGTGCGGCGGCATTGAGTTCATCGAGCGTGGGCAGACGGCGCTCGGTGAACTGGAGTTCGGCGAAGCCGCCGACGACGCGGACCCACTGTCCCTGTGGCGTGCGGGCGACCTGTTCGCGCAGCAGGCGCATAGCGTCTGCAAGGGATGGGACACCATCCCAGCGGAGTTCCAGGTTGTAGTTGAGCCCGCCGCGGATGATGTGCACGTGCGAGTCGTTGAGCCCGGGGATCAGACGACGGCCGCCAGCGTCGATGACGCGGGTCTGAGGCCCCTTCAGGGCGAGAACTTCCTTGTCATCACCGGCGGCGACGAACTGTCCGGCGTCGACGGCCAGCGCACGCACCTCATGCCCGGGCCTCTGCATCGTTGTGATGCGAGCGTTGTGGACGATGAGATCTGGGACCAAGGAGTCGATGCCGCTTGCTGTGGGGCGTGTCACGGTGCATCCTCCGGTAAGCAGACCCGTCGCGGCGACGGCCGCCACGCTGATTGCTTCGCGTCTGGTGATGTGGTCGTGTGAGCGCGTCATGGTGTGTCCGATTGCTGCTTAGATCGTCGGTCCCGCGTGAAGCCATCCCCGCAGCACTCTGCCGAGCAAGGGGCCGACGACATATGCGACGAGCGGCACGATGATCCCGGTCAGAACGAGGGCCGCGAGGGGGATCGGCAGCTTCACTCCCAGCTTCTGCATGATGTACGAGAGCGCGACGACGAGCACGTAGATTGCCGCCCACGACATGAGCGTGGTCTTCCATTTCGGGGGCGCGAAGTCCGGCGGGAGATCGAACCACGTCTCGAGCCCAGGATACTCCTCGAATCGATCACTCCTGACCAGCTCGGCAATCGGTGCGAAGAGCTCTGCCCGCGTCTTTGACGAGTGCCACGCGAGGAGGTTGGAACGCTTGTCGAACTTGTAGACGAATCGATACGCGCCGCGGTCAACGCCATCGACACCACCGACCGGTCGCAGGACAGTCGCACCAAGGTGTCCGGGCTGACTGGTCGCCTCGGCGATGAGCGCACCCATCAGCAGTTCGAATCGACCCTCCGCCCCGGGGCGCACGCGTATGTCCCGGATAACTGTCACCGGAGGATCGGTCGCGTCGGTGCGGAGGAACCGGAGCGCAGGCGAATCGGGTGAGGTTGGGATCTCCGAAGCGTTCGACACTTCTCGTACTCCATCCGGCCGTGAGCAGAAAGCCGCCAACGATCGACACGCTCTTGAGAATGGGCGCAGCGATCCAGAAGGCGTGGATCACATGGGTCACGCTGATCAGGAAGACCGCGAGGATCCTCGAACGCTTAGTGCCCGCCGGCTGCCGGCACCTTGTACTCGGGATACGTCGTGGGCGGTGCCTTGTGGACCATCGTGTAGGCATACTCCACGCCGATGCCATAGGCACCGAAGTGTGATTTGGCGATATCCATGACTGCGTCGTATGTGCCGCGGTGCGCCCAGTCGCGTTGCCACTCGAGCATGACCGAGAGCGCGGTGACGGGCCTTGCGCCCGCCTGGATACACCGCTTCATCGCGTTGTCGTGGGCGAGCTGGCTGATATCGCCGCAGCAGTCCTCGACGATGAAGACTTCGTATCCGTCGTGGATGGCCTGAATCGTGGGGAGCGCGACGCAGGTCTCGGTCCAGAGACCAGTGAGAACGATCTTCTTGCGGCCGCCTCCCCCAGCGTCCTGAATTGCCTTCACGAAGTTAGCGTCGTCCCAGGAGTTCATTGAGGTGCGTTCAATTGGCTCCTGACCGCCCAGGGCGGCGATCACCTGTGGCCAGGTGTTGCCGCTGAACGACTTGGACTCCACGGTTGAGAGAACCGTCGGCACGCCGAAGACCCGGGCTGCCTTGCAGAGTGCGACATTGCGGTTGATGATGCTCTGGCGGTCGAACTCGCCGCTCATCCCCACGCCGAAGAGCATCTGCGGCTGCAGATCGATCATGGCCACGACGCAGTTGTTGGGGGTAAGGAGGCCCTTCTCGGAGAGCTTGGGACGGTTGGAAGCGGATGACATGGCGGTGTGCTCCTGAATGAATGCGAGGATCAAGGCCGAGCCCTCGGGTGCGTCCGAAGGGCTCCCACTGTTACTGAGCGCGGGGCCGGGACAGGGGAAGGCGGGACGCTCCACGGTCGTGGATAAGAACGGGCCGCCCAAGTCGATACTGGAGTTGGCGATGAGGGGCGTCCTGCCCCCGGGCTTCTCGTGGGCTTGAGCATCCGCGGAAGACGCACGTCCGAGCGCGGCTGACCGAAGCGATCATCGCCCGGGCATCTGGAGCGCTCCGCTACGAGACGCGCGGCGGGAGCGCAACCGTTTCGCCCGCTACATCGATCGCGACCTTGCCGCGGAGTGCATACGACCGTCTGCTTTCAAGGAGCTCATGGGCCTCGCCCATTCTCGCGAGCGGAAGAGTCGCGCCGATGACCGGCTTCACGAGACCGCGCTCGACCAGCGTGGTGAGCGCGTCCAGCTTTCCTCGGTTCTGTCGTGTGAAGACGAAGTGGTATGCGGCGTTCCTGCCCCACGCCTCGATGAGGTTCTGCGGCTGTGCGATGTCGACGATGCTGACGACGCGTCCGAAGTCGGCGAGTGTGAGCGGGCTTCGTGTGAGCGTGTCGCCGCCAATGGTGTCGAAGACGACATCGACCCCCTTGCCTCGCGTCAGTTCGGCGACGGCATCGACGTAGTCCGTCGAAGTGAAGTCGATCGCCGCATCCGCTCCGAGCGAGCGCACAAAGTCATGGTCGCCGGCTTTCGCTGTGGTGATCA from Phycisphaeraceae bacterium includes the following:
- a CDS encoding amidohydrolase encodes the protein MTRSHDHITRREAISVAAVAATGLLTGGCTVTRPTASGIDSLVPDLIVHNARITTMQRPGHEVRALAVDAGQFVAAGDDKEVLALKGPQTRVIDAGGRRLIPGLNDSHVHIIRGGLNYNLELRWDGVPSLADAMRLLREQVARTPQGQWVRVVGGFAELQFTERRLPTLDELNAAAPDTPVFILHLYDRALLNRAALRAVGYGKDTPDPPGGIIERDRDGNPTGLLVADPNAWILYKTLSLGPKLPPEHQMNSTRHFMRELNRLGVTSVCDAGGGFQNYPDDYAVINELHNRGEMTVRIAYNLFTQRPQKEREDFAAWAANNRMYQGDELLRLNGAGEMLVYSAADFEDFIVARPDMPGSMEEELEAVVGLLARNKWAFRLHATYDETITRALDVFERVNREAPISDLRWFFDHCETISDRNIERVKALGGGIAVQHRMAFQGEYFIQRYGKQAAERTPPVRRMLEMGVPVGAGTDATRVASYNPWTSLSWLVTGRTVGGTAMYPDSNLLSREEALRLYTGGSAWFSREEARKGRIAPGQLADFTLLSDDYFSVPAHQIRGIESVLTVMGGRVVHAAGAFTPHAPTPIPVLPEWSPVGKFGGHWRVAAGASLPPLPVCCPHGLTTAPLGRDALGGGAGCSCWAF
- a CDS encoding hydrolase; the encoded protein is MSSASNRPKLSEKGLLTPNNCVVAMIDLQPQMLFGVGMSGEFDRQSIINRNVALCKAARVFGVPTVLSTVESKSFSGNTWPQVIAALGGQEPIERTSMNSWDDANFVKAIQDAGGGGRKKIVLTGLWTETCVALPTIQAIHDGYEVFIVEDCCGDISQLAHDNAMKRCIQAGARPVTALSVMLEWQRDWAHRGTYDAVMDIAKSHFGAYGIGVEYAYTMVHKAPPTTYPEYKVPAAGGH
- a CDS encoding antibiotic biosynthesis monooxygenase, with protein sequence MSNASEIPTSPDSPALRFLRTDATDPPVTVIRDIRVRPGAEGRFELLMGALIAEATSQPGHLGATVLRPVGGVDGVDRGAYRFVYKFDKRSNLLAWHSSKTRAELFAPIAELVRSDRFEEYPGLETWFDLPPDFAPPKWKTTLMSWAAIYVLVVALSYIMQKLGVKLPIPLAALVLTGIIVPLVAYVVGPLLGRVLRGWLHAGPTI